The following are from one region of the Oncorhynchus masou masou isolate Uvic2021 chromosome 24, UVic_Omas_1.1, whole genome shotgun sequence genome:
- the tax1bp3 gene encoding tax1-binding protein 3 encodes MSFIPGQPVTAVVQRIEIRKLRQGEHLILGFSIGGGIDQDPGQNPFSEDKSDKGIYVTRVTPEGPAEVAGLMMGDKVMQVNGWDMTMVTHDQARKRLTKKNEDVVRLLVTRKSLEQAVKHSMM; translated from the exons ATGTCTTTCATCCCAGGACAACCAGTTACTGCTGTTGTG CAACGGATAGAAATCCGCAAACTCCGCCAGGGTGAACATTTGATCCTGGGTTTCAGCATTGGAGGAGGAATAGACCAAGACCCGGGCCAGAACCCCTTCTCTGAAGACAAGTCAGACAAG GGCATCTATGTGACACGGGTGACACCAGAGGGACCAGCAGAAGTTGCAGGCTTGATGATGGGAGACAAAGTAATGCAG GTAAATGGATGGGATATGACCATGGTGACACACGATCAGGCACGCAAACGGCTGACGAAGAAGAATGAAGATGTCGTGCGGCTACTGGTGACCAGGAAATCCCTGGAGCAGGCTGTCAAACATTCTATGATGTAA